From the Lancefieldella sp. Marseille-Q7238 genome, one window contains:
- the tgt gene encoding tRNA guanosine(34) transglycosylase Tgt, translating into MPTTNVQKIAKGQKKSGFTTEVQCVHQELWASEKDPAWFTYDVLAEDPTTHARAGVFHTPHGDIPTPIFMPVGTKATVKGLLPGVVESLGTKILLANTYHLSQRPGDELIAELGGLHAFMCWNKPILTDSGGFQVFSHEEFMKLSNEGVKFRAVDYDGAWSWWTPETNMQIAQNLGADIVMQLDQCVGYPSSRSKVERSVELSSLWADRCFHAHTRPDQALFGIVQGGMHLDLRRRSIEHLEQAGDFPGYGIGGYSVGEPHKVMFETLEPLCAEYMPRTKPRYLMGVGNPTTLIRGVAAGIDMFDCVLPTRTARMGTAFSYGGRMNLKNAQYAHDADPLDDQCSCPVCRGGYTRAYLNHLVRQHEMLAGELLSMHNIYFLLDLMRRARESILAGNYGEFVTKWLESGAVKDF; encoded by the coding sequence TGATGTGCTTGCTGAAGACCCGACAACGCACGCGCGCGCCGGCGTTTTCCATACGCCACATGGAGATATTCCCACGCCTATCTTTATGCCGGTCGGCACGAAGGCGACGGTCAAAGGTCTTTTGCCCGGCGTTGTTGAGAGCTTGGGAACCAAGATTTTGCTCGCCAATACCTACCATTTAAGCCAGCGGCCTGGCGATGAGCTTATTGCAGAGTTGGGGGGTCTCCACGCGTTCATGTGCTGGAACAAGCCAATTCTGACGGATTCCGGCGGCTTTCAAGTATTTTCGCACGAGGAATTTATGAAGCTCTCAAATGAAGGTGTGAAGTTTCGCGCGGTAGACTATGACGGCGCCTGGTCGTGGTGGACGCCGGAGACCAATATGCAGATCGCTCAAAATCTCGGCGCAGATATTGTTATGCAGCTTGATCAGTGCGTAGGTTACCCGTCGTCACGCAGTAAGGTTGAGCGTTCCGTTGAACTTTCCAGCCTGTGGGCGGATCGCTGTTTTCATGCTCATACAAGGCCGGACCAGGCGCTTTTTGGAATCGTGCAAGGTGGTATGCACCTTGATTTGCGCCGTCGTTCAATTGAGCACCTGGAGCAGGCGGGAGATTTTCCCGGATATGGTATCGGCGGCTATTCCGTAGGAGAGCCGCATAAGGTGATGTTTGAAACGCTTGAACCTTTATGCGCGGAGTATATGCCACGCACTAAGCCTCGCTATCTCATGGGCGTTGGCAATCCGACAACGCTGATACGCGGTGTGGCTGCGGGTATCGATATGTTTGACTGCGTGTTGCCCACACGGACGGCTCGCATGGGCACAGCGTTTTCATACGGCGGCCGCATGAATCTGAAGAACGCCCAATACGCTCATGACGCAGACCCTCTTGATGATCAGTGCAGCTGCCCGGTCTGCAGGGGAGGCTATACGCGCGCCTACCTTAATCATTTGGTACGCCAGCATGAGATGCTCGCCGGTGAGTTGCTCTCGATGCACAACATTTATTTCCTGCTTGATCTTATGCGCCGTGCGCGTGAGTCTATCCTTGCGGGGAACTATGGTGAATTCGTGACAAAATGGCTGGAGTCGGGCGCAGTTAAAGACTTCTGA
- the recJ gene encoding single-stranded-DNA-specific exonuclease RecJ, with the protein MANITSSSRWNILPQDSKLEQEFIQKLSVSPLVARVLVARGFTTVEAAQAFLTPQLERDWLDPLTIPGMDEVASRVQKAIEEHQRIAVFGDFDVDGMSSTCLLTLALRTFGAEVRPYIPHRFGEGYGLSSKALERVFADGVPDLIITVDNGIAAAAEVEGLQRRGVDVAITDHHEPAELVPQGVPVTDPKLTADCPSRELAGAGVALKLVGELGRRLGKPDLWKDYLDIATLGTLSDMMLLNSENRALVAAGISRIREGKRPGLVALAAISNQNIAEMTADSLPFSIIPRLNAAGRMGSTELALYLLLSEDPQEAAMLAGKLEEINTDRRTIESQLTEEALLQAKEIYDGGRAIVLAGEGWHEGVKGIVASRVVNRYHVPCILFTIDNGIARGSGRSIGSVDLFHAVEQCSDLLVRFGGHQGAVGVTIQAEKLDEFRRRLSAVLARLPEDEFELTGEVTALVKLSEINVSSIEALEALQPFGQGNKKPLFAVQGVSMRNRNRVGAAGVHLTFMATDGSSSVASIMFRAPHVEAASEYDGAVDLVFEAVSETWQGRTKPKLMVKDILYRDDSQNPAERGSFLSTDERALVTSVPDTNCTAQEENAGVQRRAELALLGSQELTDTLRQLLIGNASLLPAQKRTLDVLDEGDSALCVMATGRGKSLIFHIHAVRRALLAHTASLFVYPLRALVNDQAYHFESAFATLGVTAATLTGETAQDDRKKIFRSLAEGSVDVILTTPEFLSFHGAEFAEAKRVGFVVIDEAHHIGQAAAEGRHAYAKMPLILQQLEHPQVLALTATAKSDTAKTICHLCAISENYVIKDATVRDNLRLRDAREIQDREAALTCIVASGEKCVAYVNSREQAQSICRMLRHAIPDMGYEIAFYHAGLSRQTRAAVERAFRKGEVTCVVATSAFGEGINVADIRHVVLYHLPFGRVAYNQQSGRAGRDGQPAHIHLFFGAHDMRINERILSSFAPDRAALIPVYRALMTLFRRAQKTSSTLQASDEEIASCACEIEPRCKADANSVACALDIFCELGFLTLQGFDAKRNISMNPVAAPMDLYASTRYAEGLKTRESFEAFAQWALSASPDELLGAVNKPIFPDFGEEVDGGEDVSHG; encoded by the coding sequence ATGGCTAATATTACTTCCAGTTCCCGTTGGAATATCCTGCCCCAAGATTCCAAACTTGAGCAGGAGTTTATTCAGAAGCTCTCCGTCAGCCCTTTGGTGGCGCGCGTTCTTGTTGCGCGCGGTTTTACTACGGTTGAAGCGGCTCAGGCGTTTTTGACGCCTCAGCTCGAACGAGACTGGCTTGATCCACTCACGATTCCTGGCATGGATGAGGTCGCCTCGCGTGTACAAAAGGCTATCGAAGAACATCAGCGTATTGCGGTATTCGGGGATTTTGATGTCGATGGCATGAGTTCTACCTGCCTTCTGACGCTGGCGCTGCGCACGTTTGGCGCTGAGGTCAGGCCCTACATTCCTCATCGTTTTGGCGAGGGATACGGTCTTTCTTCCAAGGCGCTTGAGCGGGTATTTGCCGATGGAGTCCCTGACCTTATTATTACCGTCGACAATGGAATTGCCGCAGCCGCAGAAGTTGAAGGGCTCCAAAGGCGCGGCGTCGATGTTGCCATCACCGACCATCATGAGCCGGCTGAACTCGTGCCCCAAGGGGTGCCGGTGACCGATCCCAAGCTGACAGCCGACTGTCCTTCTCGAGAACTTGCCGGTGCGGGTGTGGCACTCAAGCTCGTAGGAGAGTTGGGACGGCGCCTGGGGAAGCCTGATTTGTGGAAAGACTATCTTGATATTGCGACGCTGGGAACTCTTTCTGACATGATGCTTCTGAATTCAGAAAACCGCGCGCTTGTTGCGGCCGGTATCAGTCGGATACGCGAAGGCAAGAGACCGGGTCTCGTGGCTCTTGCGGCCATCTCAAACCAAAACATAGCAGAGATGACCGCCGACAGTCTTCCATTTTCTATCATCCCCCGACTAAACGCCGCAGGGCGCATGGGTTCTACAGAACTCGCGCTGTACCTGCTGTTGTCTGAGGATCCTCAAGAAGCGGCCATGCTTGCAGGCAAGCTTGAAGAGATCAATACCGACCGCAGAACCATTGAGTCCCAGCTGACTGAAGAGGCTCTTCTGCAGGCAAAAGAGATTTATGACGGCGGCCGCGCCATCGTTTTGGCAGGCGAAGGCTGGCATGAGGGTGTCAAAGGCATTGTCGCCTCCCGTGTGGTCAATCGCTACCATGTACCCTGCATCCTCTTTACCATTGACAACGGGATAGCCCGCGGTTCCGGCCGCTCCATCGGCTCGGTTGATCTTTTTCACGCGGTCGAGCAGTGCTCTGATTTGCTTGTTCGTTTTGGCGGGCACCAGGGCGCCGTTGGCGTTACGATACAAGCCGAGAAGCTCGATGAATTCCGCCGTCGCTTATCTGCGGTTCTCGCCCGTCTTCCGGAAGACGAATTTGAATTAACGGGAGAAGTGACTGCCTTAGTCAAGCTCTCCGAGATAAACGTCTCATCCATTGAGGCTCTCGAAGCTCTTCAACCCTTTGGACAAGGTAACAAGAAACCTCTCTTTGCTGTACAAGGCGTTTCTATGCGCAATCGTAATCGCGTTGGCGCGGCAGGAGTGCATCTTACGTTTATGGCAACTGACGGTTCCTCCTCAGTGGCTTCCATTATGTTCAGGGCTCCCCATGTTGAAGCCGCATCTGAATATGACGGCGCGGTTGACCTGGTTTTTGAAGCTGTCAGTGAAACGTGGCAGGGGCGCACCAAGCCAAAGCTCATGGTAAAAGACATCCTCTACCGGGATGATTCTCAAAATCCAGCTGAACGAGGATCCTTTTTATCTACAGACGAGCGTGCTCTTGTTACATCTGTACCGGATACAAACTGTACGGCTCAAGAGGAAAACGCGGGTGTCCAGAGACGGGCGGAACTTGCGCTGCTTGGCTCGCAAGAACTCACCGATACGCTTCGTCAGTTGTTGATTGGCAACGCCTCGCTTCTTCCGGCACAAAAAAGAACGCTTGACGTATTGGATGAGGGAGACTCTGCCTTGTGTGTTATGGCAACGGGTAGGGGAAAGTCTCTCATTTTTCATATCCATGCGGTCCGCCGAGCGCTTCTCGCCCATACTGCAAGCTTATTCGTATATCCGCTGCGGGCGCTCGTAAACGATCAGGCGTATCATTTTGAGAGCGCGTTTGCGACGCTCGGCGTTACGGCGGCAACCCTTACCGGTGAAACCGCGCAGGACGACCGAAAAAAGATCTTCCGGTCGTTAGCAGAAGGTTCTGTCGATGTCATTCTGACGACACCGGAGTTCCTCTCCTTTCATGGAGCGGAATTCGCCGAAGCAAAACGCGTTGGTTTTGTGGTTATCGATGAAGCTCACCATATTGGTCAGGCGGCAGCGGAAGGGCGCCATGCCTACGCTAAGATGCCTCTCATCTTGCAGCAACTTGAGCATCCGCAGGTTCTGGCTCTTACCGCAACCGCGAAATCCGATACCGCCAAGACTATCTGCCACCTTTGTGCCATTTCTGAAAACTATGTCATCAAGGACGCGACAGTCAGAGACAATCTTCGTCTGAGGGACGCCCGCGAAATACAGGACAGAGAAGCGGCTCTTACCTGTATTGTCGCTTCTGGCGAGAAGTGCGTCGCATACGTCAATTCCCGCGAACAGGCGCAGTCAATCTGCCGTATGCTCCGTCATGCTATCCCTGACATGGGGTATGAAATCGCGTTTTATCATGCAGGACTGTCTCGTCAAACACGCGCCGCCGTCGAGCGCGCGTTCAGAAAGGGAGAAGTTACATGTGTTGTGGCAACCAGCGCGTTTGGTGAGGGTATCAATGTCGCCGACATCCGCCATGTTGTCTTGTACCATCTGCCGTTCGGACGTGTCGCATACAATCAGCAAAGTGGCCGCGCCGGTCGTGACGGACAGCCTGCCCATATACACCTGTTCTTTGGTGCTCATGACATGCGCATTAACGAACGCATTCTGTCATCTTTCGCGCCGGATCGCGCCGCGCTCATACCGGTGTACCGTGCGCTTATGACGCTGTTCCGCCGCGCACAAAAGACCAGCTCAACCCTTCAGGCGTCAGATGAAGAGATAGCCTCTTGTGCCTGTGAGATTGAGCCGCGGTGCAAAGCTGACGCAAACAGCGTCGCCTGCGCGCTTGACATCTTTTGCGAACTTGGCTTTCTTACTTTGCAAGGCTTTGACGCAAAGCGTAACATTTCAATGAATCCTGTAGCGGCACCTATGGATTTGTATGCTTCAACTCGATATGCTGAAGGCTTGAAAACGCGGGAATCGTTTGAGGCGTTTGCGCAATGGGCGCTTTCCGCGTCACCGGACGAGTTGCTCGGTGCTGTGAACAAGCCCATTTTTCCTGATTTTGGTGAAGAGGTTGACGGAGGGGAGGATGTTTCACATGGGTGA
- a CDS encoding bifunctional (p)ppGpp synthetase/guanosine-3',5'-bis(diphosphate) 3'-pyrophosphohydrolase, which translates to MGEQKTPHEHVEQRSSAGQSKEATAAKTRSVPGADNFRLLENACRTYLVPESCEKINNAYRFAAEYHKNQRRRSGEPYINHPVEVALILAQDLHMDEDTICAALLHDTVEDTSATLSELTVRFGEQVAELVDGVTKLTSIEVSSMDEKQALNLRKMFLAMSKDIRVVIIKLADRLHNMRTLAALAPDRRLFKARETMDVYAPLADRLGISSVKWELEDLSFFWLEPEEYQRIARMVQDSRAQREDDTNAAIKTLTDELDSVGLKNFQITGRPKHLWSIYQKMVRKGREFSDIYDLIALRVITQSVRDCYSVLGAVHSLWHPLPGRFKDYIATPKANLYQSLHTTVIGPDGRPIEIQIRTAEMHEASEYGIAAHWLYKKEGNSKGQMSSEDRMVNSTINWIRRSLDWAVEDDIDNPHEFLNDLRVDLFEHEIFVFTPKGEVISLRRNSTPLDFAYAVHTEVGNHCVGAKVNGSVVPLTHTLEIGDRVEILTNKNARPSRDWMTLVQTPSARAKIRKYFAEASKSDDTERGRSELAKELRKRGYGISTMRTTKALAKVIEQFDYHTVDDLFAGIGAGKCSIKQVVNKVSEILEEGTPEALAQAEREREQRAAKEKALLQNKPLTTAYAISRTSRDNKRKRNNCGVVVQGDSDLLVHLAHCCNPVAGDDIVGFVTRGRGVSVHRANCPNVRDLLTEKNANRIIDVAWDTSGATEFRVEIVVEATDRTSLLKDITIALSDSGANILSAATQVGGQGIVRMRFLVAISDASLLDTLLAAVALVPSVYDARRIMPGEGANQMKKRRG; encoded by the coding sequence ATGGGTGAACAAAAGACTCCGCATGAGCATGTAGAGCAGAGGTCATCGGCAGGACAGAGCAAAGAAGCGACAGCTGCAAAGACTCGTTCTGTTCCTGGCGCCGATAATTTCAGGCTGCTTGAAAATGCTTGCCGCACCTATCTCGTTCCGGAATCTTGCGAGAAGATCAACAATGCCTATCGTTTTGCCGCTGAGTACCATAAAAACCAGCGCCGCCGCTCCGGAGAACCCTACATCAATCATCCGGTTGAGGTGGCGCTCATATTGGCGCAAGATCTCCACATGGATGAAGATACTATCTGCGCTGCCCTCTTGCATGACACCGTTGAAGATACGTCTGCCACACTGTCAGAGTTGACGGTGCGTTTTGGCGAGCAGGTCGCTGAACTTGTCGATGGCGTCACCAAGCTTACCTCCATTGAGGTCTCCTCTATGGACGAAAAGCAGGCGTTGAATCTCAGAAAAATGTTTCTCGCCATGTCGAAGGACATTCGCGTAGTCATTATTAAGCTCGCTGACCGTCTGCACAATATGAGGACGCTGGCGGCTTTGGCTCCCGACAGACGTCTTTTCAAAGCGCGCGAAACCATGGACGTATACGCGCCGCTTGCTGACCGTCTTGGCATTTCATCAGTAAAATGGGAGCTTGAGGATTTGTCTTTCTTCTGGCTTGAGCCCGAAGAATACCAGCGCATTGCTCGCATGGTGCAGGATTCCCGCGCGCAGCGCGAGGACGATACCAACGCAGCAATCAAAACGCTTACGGATGAGTTGGACTCTGTTGGTCTGAAAAACTTCCAGATTACCGGACGCCCCAAGCATCTGTGGTCGATTTATCAAAAAATGGTGCGTAAGGGTCGGGAGTTTTCCGACATTTACGATCTTATCGCTTTGCGCGTCATCACCCAGTCGGTGCGCGACTGCTATTCGGTGCTCGGAGCTGTGCACTCACTGTGGCATCCGTTGCCCGGCCGCTTTAAGGACTATATCGCTACGCCTAAGGCAAACCTGTACCAGTCATTGCATACTACAGTCATCGGTCCCGATGGGCGTCCCATTGAGATTCAGATTCGCACGGCTGAGATGCACGAGGCTTCCGAATACGGTATCGCCGCGCACTGGCTCTATAAGAAAGAAGGCAATTCCAAGGGTCAGATGTCGTCTGAAGATCGTATGGTCAACTCGACTATCAACTGGATTCGCCGCAGTCTTGACTGGGCGGTTGAAGACGATATCGACAATCCGCATGAATTTCTCAATGATCTTCGCGTTGACCTTTTTGAACACGAGATCTTTGTATTTACGCCGAAAGGTGAGGTTATTAGTCTGCGGCGCAATTCGACGCCCTTGGATTTCGCGTATGCAGTCCACACGGAAGTCGGCAATCATTGTGTTGGCGCTAAGGTCAACGGATCGGTCGTTCCGCTTACGCATACGCTTGAGATAGGCGACCGCGTTGAGATACTCACCAACAAAAACGCGCGTCCTTCTCGCGACTGGATGACGCTTGTACAAACGCCATCTGCTCGCGCTAAGATCCGCAAGTATTTCGCGGAAGCGTCAAAGTCTGACGATACCGAACGCGGTCGTTCGGAACTTGCAAAAGAGCTGCGCAAGCGCGGATACGGCATCTCAACCATGCGTACCACTAAGGCTCTAGCCAAGGTGATTGAGCAATTCGACTATCATACGGTCGATGATTTGTTTGCCGGCATCGGAGCGGGCAAGTGCTCTATTAAGCAGGTAGTCAACAAGGTCAGCGAAATTCTCGAAGAGGGAACTCCTGAAGCGCTTGCGCAGGCGGAGCGCGAACGCGAACAGCGCGCCGCCAAAGAAAAGGCGCTCCTGCAGAACAAGCCGCTTACGACCGCCTATGCCATTTCTCGGACTTCTCGTGACAACAAGCGCAAGCGCAACAATTGCGGTGTGGTGGTACAGGGAGATTCCGATCTTTTGGTACATCTTGCGCATTGCTGCAATCCTGTCGCGGGAGACGATATCGTTGGCTTTGTAACCCGGGGGCGCGGCGTTTCGGTGCATCGCGCAAACTGTCCCAACGTGCGCGACCTTCTGACCGAGAAAAACGCCAACCGAATTATCGACGTCGCATGGGATACGTCCGGCGCGACCGAGTTTCGTGTTGAGATTGTTGTGGAAGCAACCGACCGCACAAGCCTGCTGAAAGACATCACCATAGCCTTGTCGGATTCAGGCGCGAACATCCTGTCCGCGGCAACGCAAGTCGGCGGTCAGGGCATTGTGCGCATGCGCTTTTTGGTGGCCATTTCTGACGCCAGCCTTCTGGATACGCTTCTTGCGGCCGTGGCGCTTGTACCTTCAGTTTATGACGCGCGCCGTATTATGCCTGGTGAAGGCGCTAATCAAATGAAGAAACGGAGAGGTTGA
- a CDS encoding MBL fold metallo-hydrolase, with product MAQSTQMSGHGCCGGHEEHGHREEHECCGGHEGHEGSCCGGHEEHHHGGGCCGGCGHHHDRVGVFRVGPLETNCYVYISGDDCMVIDPGASGAKIASQLVGLNLKYIVATHGHADHVGGVKTLKLAAGGTYLINQEDDERARHASESNPVYDDAPNPDGYLAEGDTLEIGTATFRVMETPGHTPGGICLVGGGTAKGAVFVGDTLFQGSVGRTDLEGGDATILAASLYRLTHELDPTSLILPGHGAQTELAQEIEQNPFLS from the coding sequence ATGGCACAATCCACTCAGATGAGCGGCCACGGTTGCTGTGGTGGACATGAAGAGCACGGGCACCGAGAAGAACATGAGTGCTGCGGCGGCCACGAGGGTCATGAGGGTTCTTGCTGCGGCGGCCATGAGGAGCATCACCATGGTGGAGGCTGCTGCGGTGGTTGCGGGCATCATCATGATCGAGTAGGCGTTTTTCGCGTTGGTCCGCTTGAAACGAACTGTTATGTGTATATATCTGGCGATGACTGCATGGTCATTGACCCGGGCGCTTCAGGAGCCAAGATTGCCTCGCAGCTTGTAGGTCTCAATCTCAAATATATTGTAGCAACGCATGGACACGCCGATCATGTAGGGGGCGTAAAGACTCTTAAGCTGGCTGCGGGTGGAACCTATCTCATCAATCAAGAAGATGACGAGCGCGCTCGCCACGCCTCTGAAAGCAATCCTGTATATGATGACGCTCCCAATCCAGACGGGTATCTTGCGGAAGGGGATACGCTTGAAATTGGCACGGCGACGTTTCGCGTCATGGAAACGCCCGGCCATACGCCCGGCGGCATTTGCCTTGTGGGTGGCGGCACGGCAAAAGGAGCCGTTTTTGTTGGAGATACGCTCTTTCAAGGTTCAGTTGGTCGGACAGATCTTGAAGGGGGAGACGCAACGATTCTGGCAGCATCTTTGTATCGCCTGACGCATGAGCTTGATCCTACGTCTCTTATTCTTCCGGGGCATGGTGCGCAGACCGAACTGGCTCAAGAGATTGAACAAAATCCGTTTCTCTCGTAA
- the infC gene encoding translation initiation factor IF-3, with protein MAKNDGPRINEEITGRTCRLIDADGSQLGLFGVHDALRRAREHGMDLVEIAPNAEPPVCKILDYSKFRYEQDRKAKAARKNQVKIEVKEMKFRPKIDVGDYETKKGHVLRFLKKGARVKITIMFRGREMAHPEQGRLVLDRLAEDLKPYATIEQKPLMEGRNMHMLVAPIKGAFDEKPEGAAESTDAATKEN; from the coding sequence ATAGCCAAGAACGATGGACCTCGCATTAATGAGGAAATTACCGGCCGCACGTGTCGTCTGATTGATGCTGACGGAAGCCAGCTCGGACTCTTTGGCGTACATGACGCGCTGAGGCGGGCACGTGAGCACGGAATGGATTTGGTAGAGATCGCTCCAAATGCCGAACCTCCCGTATGCAAGATTCTGGATTACAGCAAGTTCCGCTACGAGCAGGATCGAAAGGCCAAAGCCGCCCGTAAGAACCAGGTCAAAATTGAGGTCAAGGAAATGAAGTTCCGCCCCAAGATTGACGTCGGCGATTACGAGACCAAGAAGGGACACGTCCTTCGGTTCTTGAAGAAGGGCGCACGCGTTAAGATCACAATCATGTTCCGTGGTCGCGAGATGGCTCACCCCGAGCAGGGACGTCTGGTTCTTGATCGTCTTGCAGAAGATCTGAAGCCGTACGCTACTATCGAGCAAAAGCCGCTCATGGAAGGCCGTAATATGCACATGCTCGTCGCGCCGATTAAGGGCGCATTTGACGAGAAACCCGAAGGTGCCGCAGAGAGCACTGACGCCGCAACAAAGGAGAATTAG
- the rpmI gene encoding 50S ribosomal protein L35 encodes MPKMKTHKGSAKRFRRTGTGKIMRAKAFKSHILTKKSQKRIRGFRKEAVLSAADTAVVSQRIGAKN; translated from the coding sequence ATGCCTAAGATGAAAACACACAAAGGATCGGCCAAGCGTTTCCGCCGTACTGGTACGGGCAAGATTATGCGTGCCAAGGCCTTCAAGAGCCACATCCTTACCAAGAAGTCCCAGAAGCGCATTCGCGGTTTCCGCAAAGAAGCCGTCCTTTCCGCTGCCGATACGGCCGTGGTTTCTCAGCGCATTGGCGCCAAGAACTAA
- the rplT gene encoding 50S ribosomal protein L20 yields MARVKRAMAGRKKRQTLVERTKGYYGVRSRTFRGMKEQAQHSGQYAYRDRRNKKRDFRALWIQRINAAARLNDLSYSKFMHGLKVAGVELDRKVLAEIAYTDDQAFTDLAEVAKKALAE; encoded by the coding sequence ATGGCACGAGTTAAGCGCGCAATGGCCGGTCGCAAGAAGCGTCAGACGCTTGTCGAGCGTACTAAAGGTTACTATGGAGTTCGTTCCCGCACGTTCCGCGGCATGAAGGAGCAGGCGCAGCATTCCGGCCAGTATGCCTATCGTGATCGCCGTAATAAGAAACGTGATTTCCGTGCGCTGTGGATTCAGCGCATTAACGCCGCGGCGCGTCTGAATGATCTTTCATACAGCAAGTTTATGCATGGCCTGAAAGTGGCCGGCGTTGAGCTCGACCGTAAGGTCCTCGCTGAGATTGCCTACACTGATGATCAGGCGTTTACTGACCTTGCCGAAGTCGCGAAGAAGGCGCTTGCTGAGTAG
- a CDS encoding MraY family glycosyltransferase, with amino-acid sequence MDLWLLLLGVFLVATLLSCIVTPFVRKLAWNLGIIDKPNRRRVNKKPVARMGGVALFVGLIGALVLYLIVLGKNGRFDKNVNVYLLGLAFVIIFTTGLVDDIISLKPLQKLSGQVLAACLAAAGGLVIGKVADPLSSGNFISLGWLTYPATVLYLVAWTNIINLIDGLDGLAAGVSCIASSTMFVLSMWAGRFDAAALSLAVAGSTLGFLVHNFYPATIFMGDSGALTLGFALGTISLLSVTRIAGLTTIIVPLVVAGIPIIDTFSAIVRRTRAHVSFATADRGHIHHRLIAAGYNQRQAVCVIYGWTGLLCIGSLIMTQVNALPRIAIFLMLLAMSAVFAKHLHLFEPVLLHHTDPGTGKDELITPADPDFEAEIEQLHEREHERVEELEEAAGIHHGDKSPKKQS; translated from the coding sequence GTGGACCTTTGGTTGCTGCTGCTTGGGGTCTTTCTCGTTGCCACGCTGCTCTCCTGCATTGTTACTCCTTTCGTGCGAAAACTTGCCTGGAATCTCGGTATTATCGACAAACCAAATCGGCGCCGCGTCAATAAAAAGCCTGTAGCCCGCATGGGAGGCGTCGCCTTGTTCGTTGGTCTTATCGGGGCGCTAGTTCTCTACCTCATAGTGCTCGGTAAAAACGGTCGCTTTGATAAAAATGTCAATGTATATCTTCTGGGCCTTGCTTTTGTTATCATTTTTACCACCGGTCTTGTAGACGACATTATTTCTCTCAAACCATTGCAAAAACTTTCCGGTCAGGTACTAGCGGCCTGTCTCGCAGCCGCCGGCGGACTTGTTATCGGTAAGGTCGCTGATCCGCTGAGCAGCGGAAACTTTATCTCATTGGGCTGGCTTACCTACCCCGCCACCGTGCTTTATCTTGTCGCATGGACAAACATCATCAACCTCATCGATGGACTCGACGGTCTGGCCGCCGGTGTTTCCTGCATCGCTTCAAGCACTATGTTTGTACTTTCCATGTGGGCAGGGCGCTTTGACGCCGCTGCCTTAAGCCTTGCCGTTGCAGGCTCTACCTTGGGCTTTCTGGTACATAATTTCTATCCGGCAACTATCTTTATGGGAGACTCAGGCGCGCTGACGCTTGGTTTTGCCCTTGGCACCATATCGCTGCTTTCCGTCACGAGAATTGCGGGACTTACTACCATCATCGTGCCTCTTGTGGTCGCCGGTATCCCCATCATTGATACGTTTTCCGCTATCGTAAGACGCACCCGCGCTCATGTAAGCTTTGCTACCGCCGATCGTGGCCACATCCACCACAGGCTTATTGCCGCCGGCTACAACCAGCGCCAGGCTGTCTGTGTCATATACGGCTGGACCGGTCTTCTCTGCATTGGGTCGCTCATAATGACGCAGGTAAATGCCCTGCCTCGTATTGCTATTTTCTTAATGCTGCTTGCAATGTCTGCCGTATTCGCGAAGCATCTCCACCTCTTTGAGCCGGTGCTGCTTCATCACACCGACCCCGGAACCGGCAAAGACGAACTTATTACCCCAGCTGACCCCGACTTCGAAGCTGAGATTGAACAGCTCCATGAGCGCGAGCATGAGCGTGTTGAAGAGCTTGAAGAAGCCGCCGGCATTCATCATGGTGATAAGTCCCCAAAAAAGCAAAGCTGA